A stretch of Garra rufa chromosome 11, GarRuf1.0, whole genome shotgun sequence DNA encodes these proteins:
- the LOC141345985 gene encoding uncharacterized protein produces MRIHTGEKPYACQQGGNSFSKKENLKAHKRIHTGEKPFTCQQCGKSFVSKAVFQGHMRIHAGEKSYTCELCGNSFLRKGDLESHIKIHTGEKPFTCPQCGRGLTCKQTLNAHIRTHTGEKPYTCQECGKSFVKKTDFQRHMRIHTGEKPYTCPECGKSFTHQGNLKVHIRIHTGEKPYTCQQCGNSFLRKGDLESHMKIHNGEKPFTCPQCGRSFKRKQDLNGHIRTHTGEKPYTCQQCGKSFSVKVNLEAHKKIHSGDKPHTCQECGKSFLKKTDCRRHMRIHTGEKPFTCQQCGKSFTHQGNLKVHRRIHTGEKPYTCQECGKSFSVKVNLEAHKKIHSGDKPHTCQECGKSFVKKTDCRRHMRIHTGEKPFTCLQLQM; encoded by the coding sequence atgaggattcacactggagaaaagccgtaCGCCTGCCAACAAGGTGGAAATAGTTTCTCTAAAAAAGAAAACCTTAAAGCACAcaagagaattcacactggagagaagcctttcacctgccaacaatgtggaaaaagtttcgttTCGAAAGCAGTCTTTCAaggacacatgagaattcatgcTGGAGAAAAGTCTTACACCTGCGAACTGTGTGGAAATAGTTTCCTACGAAAAGGAGACCTTGAAAGCCACataaaaattcacactggagagaagcccttcACATGCCCTCAATGTGGAAGGGGTTTAACATGCAAACAAACTCTTAATGCCCACATAAGaactcacacaggagagaagccttacacctgccaagaatgtggaaaaagtttcgttaaaaaaacagactttcaaaggcacatgagaattcacacaggggaGAAGCCTTATACCTgccctgagtgtggaaagagtttcactcatcaaggaaaccttaaagtccacataagaattcacactggagagaaaccttatacctgccaacagtgtggaaatagtTTCCTTCGAAAAGGAGACCTTGAaagccacatgaaaattcacaatggagagaagcccttcacatgccctcagtgtggaaggagttttaAACGTAAACAAGATCTTAATGGCCACATAAGaactcacacaggagagaagccttacacctgccaacaatgtggaaaaagtttctctgTAAAAGTAAACCTTGAAGCCCACAAGAAAATCCACTCTGGTGACAAGCCTCACACCTGCCaagaatgtggaaaaagtttcttaaaaaaaacagactgtcgaaggcacatgagaattcacacaggggagaagccttttacctgtcaacagtgtggaaagagtttcactcatcaaggaaaccttaaagtacacaggagaattcacactggagagaagccttacacctgccaagaatgtggaaaaagtttctctgTAAAAGTAAACCTTGAAGCCCACAAGAAAATCCACTCTGGTGACAAGCCTCACACCTGCCaagaatgtggaaaaagtttcgtaaaaaaaacagactgtcgaaggcacatgagaattcacacaggagagaagccttttacctgcttACAGTTACAGATGTAA